The window CAAAATTTAGAGCAGGCAGGTGAAAGGTAAAACAAAGATTCTCATGCTCAACTCAAAAGTAAACTAAGATAAACATTCCAGACcatctcttcttcttgttcttcttccgcTTCTGCTACACTAGACCACGTCCCCACTGCGGCAGCAGGCACTTCAGTGCTCTTCGTCCCGGCGACGGTTGCAATGTCAATTAGACCTATATATTGTCTCAGGCTCCTGCTACTGGTGTGTTGTATCTTGGTGTGAGATCTTGTCGCAACTTCCATTTTTACTGTCCCATTCATATCGAATGGTGCTTCTCGATATCGCCTTCCATGTCTTCTGACGATTGTGAATCAGAACCTGAAATTGCTGTTTCTTGATTTTTGCTTTCCGCATTGCTGTCAGGTGGTGATTTACTTCCTCAAATTGCATGCCCATCAGGATACATTCCACCTGCATCTAAGTAAGTAAAAGTATCTGCTCAGTTTTCGCAGATGGATTCCACTTTTACAGTGCATCCTATTTCAAGGAGACGGGGCGATGAACAATATATTTGTACCATTTCAAAAGTATCTGTAAATAAAATACCGTACCATCGATCTGTCGCCCAAGCGTTGCCAACTCATCGAATTTGTTTGAGGTGGAGTTCAGTTAAGTCCATTGGCTAGTCATGTAATATGTCCTCTGTTTTCAGATATGTTTCTCTTCCCGATTTGTTTGTTGTGCTTGGCTCGTCAGTTGGTCATCATCTTTAAGATAACAACTCTAAGCTAAACCATGGATTCTTGGTTGAACTCTATGTACGTGCTTACTGATTTTGTTCTAAGTTCTTTCCATGCATTATTATTTCCAGCCAGCAGCAAAGAGAAAACTGCTATCACAAACTCAGAATATGACCAGTGTGCTTACTGATTTGGTCGATTGTCCAAACCATTGTAAATTTCATCCATAACTTCACTAGAAGAAAAATAGGCAAGCATTCCAAGACCATGACGTGGACTGGGAATGTGCTGCTTCTCTCTATTTTGTAAGCAGGGTAACTTGAGACTAATTACTGGGATAGTGTAATCTTTATGGATGATAGTATGACCAAGACAAGGGATGTCTGGGGAAGGCGCCTGTTAGGGCTTGACAATTAGCAACCACATTACGGTTCCCTAATGCATATGCAAGTTAAGTTAGTCCTACCACTCTCCACACTGTCTGTACTTTTCTCTGCTTTGACTATCCAAGTCGTTATAAGCTTTCTTGCCATAACTCCAGTATTAGAACAGTCAACAGGAGACAAGGCCAAGACGTGGACTAGCTTTTCTTGTACACCAAACAATGGGAGTGGTCTGGTCGGTAACTGGACAGTGGCTAGCATGACAAATCCTGAAGATTTTTTTGTGAAACTATACCTTTGATTTCTTTTGCAGATTGTTGAGCACTGAGAGACAGATCTCATCGAATCATTTATTGCCAAAGAGAAGGTTGGGAAGGTCCCAACCCCGAGAATTACacatggcaaaaaaacaaaacaagaaTGACAGGTTTGCTCTTGACATCCTGGTGAGCATAAAATAGATTAACAGTATGGGTGGCATCAAACAAAATATTGGAATGGATACTCTATATGATCAGGTAGTACATAATGCATATCTTTTGTCCGAAAGATAGTAGGACATGGGAGCAGATACAAATAAAGGCTCTTGCCCCGCTTTTTTCTGACAAAGAATCTGTTTCATGGTACTCCACCTTCCAGATTATTATCGGACAGATACAGATTGGTGAGGTATTGCAAGCCACCCAGCTCTCCTGGGATGAAGCCCAACAAATTGTTTTGCTGAAGGTTTAGGTATTGTAACCGCCCAAGATTACCAAAAGAACTTGGAACTTGACCAATGAAATTGTTGAACGACAAGTCTAACCAGTCTAACCTTGAAATATTGCCCAGTGACGCTGGGAGATGACCTTCAAAATTGTTATCCTTCAATGTGAGTTGTTCAAGATTTAGGAGGGTATCACCAAAGTTAGATGGCAGTGTTTTCCCAAGCATATTGGAATCTAAGAATAGATATCTGAGAGAAGACAGATTGTATTTATACAGGGTTTCCGGGATTTCACCTGATAGCCTATTTGAAGCAAGGACTAACATAGAAAGATTTGGGAGTTTTCCCAACTCATCAGGAATGGTTCCGGTGAGCTTATTATCAGCAAGCAAGATGTATTCAAGGTGACTGATGTTTTTTAGGCTTGATGGGATTTCTCCGGTGAGATTGTTTTCTCCAAGATCCAACGACACTAGATTAGATAGGCGGCCTATACCGCTGGGAACTTCTCCTATTAGTAAGTTGCGGGACATGGATAGGTACCATAGATTGGAGCAGTTTGTGAGAGTATCCGGAATGATCCCTCGCAGTGAGTTGTACCCCAAGTTAAGGTCCTCCAATCTTTCGAGACCATTGAAAGGAGGTATCTCGCCGGTGAAGCTATTTCCGTACAGTTCCAGTATCCTAAGGAATGTTAGATTCCTGAGGGACGGTGAAATCGGGCCCGATAATGCTAGTTCGTCAAGGTTCAGctccatgactcgccccgggtgctTCGGGCCGCTGCAGATGACGCCGTTCCAGCTGCAAAGGGGGAGGCCGACGTGCCAAGATCTCAAGGCTTGTGCTGGGTCGTTGGTGACGGCCCGCTTGAAATCTAGCAGCGACATCATATGTCCGTGTTGTTGTCATGGACTGTCGTTGTTGAGGAGGAGCAGCGGACGCTCCCGACTCCACAAGAAATGAGCAGCAACGACAGTAGTGTAAGGATGTGGGCGAGcctcgccgcttgactgggacatGTAAGAAGGCCTCCCTGACCTGCAAAGTGTGAAGAGTAAATGAGCAGCGCAATGACTTCAGAAATGATGTGAAGAAAGAGTTTGCTGGCAGCAGTGACAAAACCGACGGCAAGGCAAAAGAGGGATGTTTGCTTAGCAGTACTATACTTCACTAGTAATGAGGTATGGTATGGCAGCTTTGCTCGGCCGGATCGCTCGGAATGGCGGCCCGCTTCCTTCCATGGTTTTGCTGCCGGCCGGGTTGTGAGGTGTGCCTGTGAAAGCTGGATGCTCATCAGATTGAGGCCGCAGGAGTTTAAAAACCCTCTTACAGCGTCATCACGTCCACACACTTGCGTCTGAATTATCTGCAGTTTTTCTGACGGCCTTATCTGAAGCCTGCCCGCCACCAGAGCATGCAAAGACCTCAGGTCCGTCAACCTCGTCAGTGACCGTTCCAGTCCTGAATAGATACTCTGGTCGGATCGGTCCAGCTCTTGTGTATATATACTTTTCAACCGGAATCGGACAGAGATATTACTTTCCAAATCTCTGAACCTGGTGTTATTGAGCGAATCTTCGATAGAAAATTCAAGGTCCAATTTGTCTGCCGTGTTGGCATGGTACTGTCTGAATCATGTCAAATTCTAGCCACACCTCAAGTGCAGGAAAAGTATGCATGACAAAGACCAAGACGTGGCTTGTAGACCATACACATATAGTATTGCAGTTGTGGTGGAAGTGGAACTGGAACAGAGAGAAGTTGCTCTGTGTATTTTCCTTCCAATCTGTCATATCATCCATTTAACGCATATTACGGAGATGATATGAATCCATTGTTGAAGTGATCATACATTTCTGATGATAATCAACAATGCATGCTATGGTAAGGAAAGAAGTTTACCTAGCAGACCATAACTAATAGAGGCAACACAAGATATCAAGCACATGGATGGTACTGTCTAAGATGCTTCTTTAGTAAAAACAAATGATTGATAATTTTAAGCATAGAATTAACTAAGATTAACGCAACAATAACCAAACAAAAAGCATTTATTATCTTTTTGTTGCCTGCCACTCATAGTCCATTAATCATATATAAAGTATAGTGGACAGTGGACAGAACCTCTCTTTTTTCATTCAAGTGTCTGAATTGTTGCTATTCGATCCTCCTCTGATTTCAATATCTTTTGTTCTAGAGTTGTAAATATGCTAAGCTATACAGCTAGGTGTCCATGGTAGAAATAAAGTTGCATATGTGCCTTTTTTTCTTTCCACAAACGGAACTGCAGATAGGCGAACTTGCTTTAGAACTATCTATTCTTCACTGACATTTGCACTGTCAAATCATGCAAATACTGTTCCTACTATCTTAACTAAATAAATCAGTATGATAAAACTTCAGTGGTTGAGTAAGTTGTAGTGTGGCAAATTAGCAACACAAGCTCATGTTTCTAGACCGTAACACAAGCAGAAAAGTTTCACACACCGCCGCAACCCCACTCGTTCTGCAGGCAAGCTGCCGCGGCAGCATCATGCACGGACTGGGAGCGTTGCACACCTCTACAACGACGCCTCCGTCGtgctgaagcgcctcatcatccacTTTCCCCACAGGTTCGCTTTCCATTTCAAGAAGAGGGAGCGGAGCAATTCAGAGTTGTCAGTAGATTACTAAGGGAGACTTGTAGCTGAAGCATCTCCTGCTCTGTGCTGTGTTTCCACTAAATTAGCAGCTCTACCCACAGTAAACAACCTGGTCCTTATCTCCATGGCTGTCACCGCTTACATCTGACTGACAAGCTTCACGTTTCCGCAAATGGAGTATTATGGTATGTCCATGGCCTCTGTTTTCAGATATGTTGGTCTTCCTAAATCCATTTAGCTTTGTTACATCGTCATCAATTCGAGACAAATCTAAGCTAAGCACGTATTCACGTTTCAGCTTCACGTTCCATGTGTTGTTTGTTTCCGCCAGCAGCAAGGAGAACATTGGCATGACCAATGAACACACAGATAGGAAAATTCCTTACCTTGAAAGCAGAGAATGAAACGGTGTGAGCCAAATCTTGCCCTCCAAAATCCTAGATACTGATGACCAACGTGCTTGTCCGCCGTGCTCGGCGTGGCCGACTGTCCAAATCATTAAAAATTTCAGCCATTACTAAACTAAAGAAGAAAAGTATGCATGCGTCACAAAATCATGACGTAGACTGAGAATAGTGTATTCTTTGTTGATGATAATCAACCTTAGTATATATAAATACCTGAGAAAGACACCTGTTCTGCAAGAGCATGAGTAACCGGCGGCGGTTGCCAAATTAACAACTTCATAACCCTAAAACAtggattatactccctccgtttcaaaatagatgacccaactttgtactaaaattagtataaagttgggtcatctattttggaacggaggaagcaCATTATTAACACATGGTAGTTAATATTAACACTCTTTCATTTGCTTGTTGGGTAGCCTTGGCTATCCAAGTCGTTATAAGTTTTCTCACAACCTGAATATTTGGATGACACCTAAACGGTAGGAGGcccaatcctaagatcatgctgccacccatgttggataAAAGTATCTCTCGCCGCAAcctccaatcgtgtacacacctccgtaaacaggtctcgattctccactcgctgtagagaggaccataaacgaagCGTCCCGGTACATCTATAGATAACCTGCACAAGGGAAGTACTTTTATcattaaaaaccttatcatttctacatagccaaagcgaccaaatcacGTCAAGCGCTCCCACCCTGAGCAGAATTCTAAACTTGTGATCAATCCCATGTAACCAGTTACCAAATATATTAGCAACACTACACggaggatacaagccagaagctatctggatgactgaccatatagaacgagccaatttaCAATGAAAGAacaaatgttttattgtctcatcatgcCGACAAAATACACATTGCGtacttccatgccaattcctcttaataaggttatctttagtaagaatgactccgcgacgaagatatcacgcaaagattttattcttaagcGGTATCTTCATCTTTCAGATCTTCTTATTATGATCAACTGGCACATCTGACTGGATCAGAGCTCTATACATAGACTTCACTAAGAATTGTCCATTCCCATGTAGGTTCCAACGAAAGATATCGAACCCTTGTGACAACTGTAccgtggttaaccgttggagcagtaTGTTCCACGATTGGAGTCTAGGTCCAATTAAATCCCTTCTGAACGTCACATTTGGCGGAAATGATTCCAAAACCTTGGCAATAGTATCGCCCTTGTGACGCACAATATTGTACAGAGTTGGATATTATTCCCGGAGAGTAGCACTACCTAGCCacttatcctcccagaatctaatttctGAGCCATCCTTAATTGAGAAGGAACCATAGcggaagaaatatttcttcgttgCCATTAGTCCGGCCCAAAAATGAGAGTCCCCAGGCTTCCAGTATACTTGGGATACCACCTTAGAACCCACATATTTTCTCCTTAGAagggtttgccatacaccatctTCCGTCAACAACTTAAACAACCATTTGCCGAGGAGGGCCCTGTTCTTAACCTCAAGGTCAAGAATGCCCAACCCGCCTTGGTCCTTGGGacggcaaaccacactccatttagccagTCGACATTTTTTTCTctcgctatctccttgccaaaagaatctcgaTCGGAAGTAATCCAATCTATGTAATACTCCTTTCGGCAattggaagaaggaaatcatatatagtaccatgttacttagtactgaatttatgaggaccAACCTTCCACCCAGAGATAGCAATTTACCTTTCCAACTACTAAGTCTTTTTTATAGTCTCTCCTCGACGTGTTTCCATTCAGCATTTGTGAGTCTCCGATAATGTATCGGTATCCCCAAATAAGTGATCGAAAACTGTCCCAATCCGCATCCAAAAAGCTCAGCATACAGATGGGCCTCGTCTTGAGCCTCACCAAAGCAAAACggttcacttttatggaaattgatCTTAAGCCCTGAGAGTTGCTCGAATGCTGataaaattaatttcagatttcttgctttctcgaggtcatgatcCATAAAGAGAATCGTATCGTCGGCATATTAGAGGATAGATAGGCCACCATCCACTAGATTATTCACTACCCCATCaatttggccatcaaccttggcacgCTCAATCATGACCGCTAACATATCAGCcactatattgaatagcatggGCGATATTGAGTCACCTTGTCGCAATCCTTTCTTCGTTTGGAAATAGTTGCCAACGTCATCATTGACTTTAATGGCAACACTACCTCCAGAAACGAAACTATGGATCATAGCGCGCCACTCAGCAGAAAAACCTTTCATTCTGAGAGTCTGTTGAAGAAAAGACCACTTGACTTTGTCATAAGCTTTTTCAAAGTCGATTTTAAGAACCACCCCATTCAGCTCTTTCCGATGCAATTCGTGAACTGTTTCATGAAGGACAACAATCCCATCTAGGATGTTTCTACCttgcatgaaagcagtttgagaaGGACGAACCACATGTTCAGCAACCGAATTTAGCCTAATCGTTGCTATCTTGGTGAATATTTTAAAACTAACATTAAGGAGGAAAATTGGACGATATTGTTGTGTCCTTTCAGCCTCATTAACCTTAGGTAATAAAATAATTTCACCGAAGTTTAAACGGAACAACTCTAGTTGGCCAGCATGAAGGCATCCAAACAAGAGTAGGAAATCTTGTTTGATGACCTCCCAAAAATTCTGGTAGAACTCAGCGGGAAAACCATCAGGACCCGGTGCTTTGTTATGCTCCATTAGGAAAACCGCCTTTCTAACTTCCTCCTCGGAAAATGGAGATGTTAGAAGGCTATTTTCCGCATCAGAAACCTGGGGGATGTCATCTGTTCGAGACTCATCCATCGAGAAGTTTCCTTCCTCAGGGGTTCCGAATAGATTTTTATAATAACTAGTGATATAAGACTTAAGTTGCTCATGCCCTTCAATCGTGCCCTCCTCCTGTTGTAGGGAATGAATAAGTTTCTTCCGATGTCTACCATTAGCGACACCATAGAAAAATCTCGTATTCGAATCACCTTTCAGGATAAACTGAGAGTTTGAATGTTGGTACCACTTGAGTTCCTCCTCGCGCAACATGCGAGCTAACTGGGCATTTGATTGACTCTTGATCTCTATTTCAATGTCAGAGAGAGGTCTAATCTCTGTCAGAGCTTCTAAATCATCAATAAGAGATGAAAGACGGAGCTTTTCCTTTTTGAGGATACCCGCTGTGTGCCTAGCCCATCCACCAAGGAACTTACGTAATGCACGCATTTTGTTGTTCCATATGTGTATTAGGGTAAGCCCGGCAACCGGTTTATTCCACACCTCCTTGACCATTTCATGGAATCCATCCCGATGCAACCAACCCAGTTCAAACTTGAACCTGCATCGGTGCTATGGTCGAGGTAATCCAGTGGTTAAGAGAATGGGTGCATGGTCTGAAATAGCCTCTATACGAGGAAGAGCGCGAACAGAAACCATTGGAAATTTGCATTCCCAGTCGGTTAAAACGCGGTCTAGTTTCTCATATGTCGGCTCCGGAAGACTATTCACCCAAGTGAACTGTCTTCCAATCATGGAAACCTCTCGCAAATCTAGACTGTCAATGACAACATTGAAAAGCAAAGGCCAATGATTATCAAACCTACCTCGGCTTTTCTCATTTGGAAATCGTAGCAAGTTAAAATCCCCACCAATAAGAATGGGGTAGGGATTATCTTTCGCCAGATTAACCAGTTCACGGAGAAAAATGGCCTGAGCTCATCCTGGGCTGCCACATACACGGCAACGAGGGTCCATGTGAAGTTTTCAGCTTTGTTTCGGATATGAAGTTTAATATGAAACTCTCCATACGAACTAGCCAGAACATCCATAGTCCCTGTGTTAATGCCAAGTAAAATGCCCCCAGAACGACCTCGAGGTGGTCGTGAAATCCAATTATAGTCTATCCCACTAGACAGGCGGTCAAGCAGACTTGCTGAGAAATCACGTCTCCCCGTTTCAGATAAAGCCAGAAAGTCTAAATTGTACTCCCTATTACACTCCGCAATGAATAGATGTttagccaagtcaccaagacctctgCTATTAAAGAACATGCCATTCATGAGGAAACAATAGGAGATTTAGAAAATTTCACCCTCTTAGAGGGTTTACGGCCTTTTTTCGAACGGTCGGACTTGGATTTACGACCGGAAGCTGTAAGCTCAATCAATGAACTAAGCCCGGGTTCCTCCAAGCCCACGTCCGAAACCTCCCCTACTACATGAGAGAGTAGCTGACCATCTGATGTGGCATGCAGCTCCTCCTCATCTAGATGAGAGGTAAAAGATTTGCTAGAAACTCGTGGAGTGACCTTTAATCGGTCATATTCCAAATGTCTCAATGCGTTTGTGGAAACATAAATATAATTCTCATTATTTCCTAGACTAACACCCACATTATTCAACTTAGCAACGATGGATGTAGTAGAAAAAGACAAAAATGATTTGGGTGCTGACGAAGTACCTTCGTTGTCGAGGTTCTGCACAGCTTTACGCCGCATAGCCTTGGCCAAAGAGTCTTCGTCGGTGTCCGTCGTTCCATCATCGCCCACCGCATGACGGGCACTGCGACGTGTGGGTGTTACCTCCGATGAAGAAAGACGTGTAGGAACCTCCACCGAAGGAGGGGATGAGGGTGTAGTAGCAACCCTCTCTCCGGCAGTCACGACCACCGATAAACTCAACGCCGCCGCCGAAGATGGTGTGTCTGGAGGCGGGACCACAGGTGGTGCGTGCATGGGTGAGACGCACACGTTTGGCTTCATCAGAAATTGTTGAGCAGCCACAGACGCATCGGGCTCCGATGAAGATCGAATAACAGTTGAATGTGTAGTGTTGCGTGGCTGCATACCCGAGGCCAGCTCTTTGTGTCCCAGCACACTCGAAGCATGCATGCACGGCTCCAACTGAGGTGCATGCTGGGTTGGCCCTACCCGAGCCGCTGGATGCCTGCTAGTTCAAGACGCTATAGGGCGCCCCGCTGAAACTCCGGCTGCCTGCACCGGCTTGGAGACAGCCGTCTGCCACGGCGCCGTCCGCGccgacggcggcggctgcggcgccaCCTCAGCAGGTGAAGAGTCCGGGCGTCCTGCTGAGCCGCCGGTTACCTGCACCGATTGGAGGGCAGCGGGCGACGACGTTGCAGTCCGAGAAGGCGACGACGGCTGCGACACAACGACAGCCCGTGGCGTAGAAGGCGAGGCAGCATCCCAAGATTACCAAAAGAACCTGGAACTTGGCCAATGAAATTGTTGGAGGACAAGTCTAAGTCTTCTAGCCCTGAAATATTTCCTCGTGACGCAAGGAGATGACCTTCAAAATTGTTATTGTCCAAATAGAGTTCTTCAAGATTCAGGTGGATGTCACCAAAGTTCCATGACAGTGTTTTGCCAAGCATATTGGAGCCCAAGTCTAAAAGTTTGAGAGAAGACTTATTGTATTTGTATAGGGTTTCCGGGATTCCACCCGATAGCATATTTCCATAAAGGGATAAATAAAAAAGAGATGGAAACTTTCCCAACTCATCAGGAATAGTTCCCGTAAACCTATTATTAGCAAGTGTGATGATTTCAAGATGACTGTTATTTTTTAGGGAAGCGCTAAAACTCAGTCGACTGAGTTTTAGTGAAGTCTCAGTCGACCGGCCTAGCCATTAGATTTTCTTTTGCTAGTTTACGACGTATGCTGTTTCGTGAAAAACCAACGTCTGACGTTTTGTATTGGGCTGCTTTCTTTCGACTTTGTTTTTTCTGTCAGGGGTGAGGCTTGCTTGCGTGGTGGGCTGCCTAAGCTACTGGCTGGAGCCTTTTTCATTGTCAGtcgctttttttgtttgtttgttggtctgccaattttttttcatttttcatttactCGTTTGTACACGTTTAATTTTCCATTTTTTCTCATCTTCATGTATTTTATGCTTTTCCTCATTTATTTATttagttatatgttgtttcctcttttattttttattttatcatttttgataatttgttcttgtttttctttttacaCACACACAGAGGGTGGTATTATAACGCAACCTATAATTACACGTGTCACAATCCATGTGTAACTACAAGGAGTACAATGTGATTGTAACTTGAGGGGGAGGGACGTTTGTCTAGTTGCATGTCCATCACTAGAGCGGCAATTGCACTTGTCGCAANNNNNNNNNNNNNNNNNNNNNNNNNNNNNNNNNNNNNNNNNNNNNNNNNNNNNNNNNNNNNNNNNNNNNNNNNNNNNNNNNNNNNNNNNNNNNNNNNNNNNNNNNNNNNNNNNNNNNNNNNNNNNNNNNNNNNNNNNNNNNNNNNNNNNNNNNNNNNNNNNNNNNNNNNNNNNNNNNNNNNNNNNNNNNNNNNNNNNNNNNNNNNNNNNNNNNNNNNNNNNNNNNNNNNNNNNNNNNNNNNNNNNNNNNNNNNNNNNNNNNNNNNNNNNNNNNNNNNNNNNNNNNNNNNNNNNNNNNNNNNNNNNNNNNNNNNNNNNNNNNNNNNNNNNNNTAGGTGCATGTTCTCGACAAGAGCTGCAAATGCATGCGTTGCAACCCGCTTGCAACTGGAGGGGAGACGTCGACTAGTTGCACGTTCACCACTAGAATTGCAACTGCACGCATCACAACCCGCCTGCAACTGCAAGGGGTAAAACACGATTGCAGCTAGAGGGGGAGGATGTCGGTCAGTTGCATGTCCACCACTAGAGTT is drawn from Triticum dicoccoides isolate Atlit2015 ecotype Zavitan chromosome 6B, WEW_v2.0, whole genome shotgun sequence and contains these coding sequences:
- the LOC119324880 gene encoding LRR receptor-like serine/threonine-protein kinase EFR encodes the protein MMSLLDFKRAVTNDPAQALRSWHVGLPLCSWNGVICSGPKHPGRVMELNLDELALSGPISPSLRNLTFLRILELYGNSFTGEIPPFNGLERLEDLNLGYNSLRGIIPDTLTNCSNLWYLSMSRNLLIGEVPSGIGRLSNLVSLDLGENNLTGEIPSSLKNISHLEYILLADNKLTGTIPDELGKLPNLSMLVLASNRLSGEIPETLYKYNLSSLRYLFLDSNMLGKTLPSNFGDTLLNLEQLTLKDNNFEGHLPASLGNISRLDWLDLSFNNFIGQVPSSFGNLGRLQYLNLQQNNLLGFIPGELGGLQYLTNLYLSDNNLEGGVP